In Pecten maximus chromosome 10, xPecMax1.1, whole genome shotgun sequence, one genomic interval encodes:
- the LOC117335529 gene encoding very-long-chain 3-oxoacyl-CoA reductase-like produces MASSWVQSVLGKNMEWYAAAGAVAVSYVAFKFTCSILSGLKCFVLAKPLGLGVDLKKTGAWAVVTGCTDGIGKSYTEQLAQKGMDIVLISRTESKLKALANDIESRFRVKTKIIVADFSKGASIYPGISKSLEGLDIGVLINNVGLGYDFPAFLHEVPDRDQKFIDLIEVNITSVTMMTSIVIPQMVAKKKGVIVNLSSASGMKPTPLLGVYAAAKAYVDYFSVCMQKEYESKGIIVQSVMPNFVTTKMSKIRKASVMVPTPDSFVRSALSLIGVSNRTNGFWSHNLLGYLTNALPLWLTSLVSFKILNTARVRAFKKLAQQKKE; encoded by the exons ATGGCGTCCTCCTGGGTACAAAGTGTGCTTGGCAAGAATATGGAGTGGTATGCTGCAGCCGGTGCTGTTGCAGTCTCATATGTTGCTTTTAAGTTCACTTGTTCTATTTTATCAGGACTGAAATGTTTTGTTCTGGCCAAACCACTTGGACTTGGCGTGGACTTGAAGAAGACGGGGGCATGGGCCG TGGTAACTGGCTGTACAGATGGTATAGGGAAGTCATACACAGAACAG TTGGCCCAGAAAGGGATGGACATTGTGTTAATTAGCCGCACTGAATCAAAGTTAAAAGCTTTAGCTAATGATATTG AATCCAGGTTCCGTGTGAAGACAAAGATCATAGTAGCAGACTTTTCCAAAGGAGCTTCTATCTACCCAGGCATTAGTAAATCCCTTGAGGGACTGGACATTGGAGTTCTAA TTAACAATGTTGGACTCGGCTATGACTTCCCAGCATTCCTACACGAGGTCCCGGACAGAGACCAG AAATTCATTGACTTGATTGAAGTAAATATAACCTCCGTGACCATG ATGACAAGTATTGTAATTCCTCAAATGGTGGCAAAAAAGAAAGGAGTTATTGTCAATTTGTCGTCTGCTTCTGGGATGAAACCTACCCCTCTACTGGGAGTGTATGCAGCTGCCAAG GCCTATGTCGACTACTTTTCTGTATGTATGCAGAAGGAGTATGAATCCAAAGGCATTATAGTCCAG tcAGTGATGCCAAACTTTGTGACAACCAAGATGAGTAAGATAAGGAAGGCTAGTGTGATGGTTCCTACACCAGATTCCTTCGTTAGGTCGGCCCTGAGTCTCATTGGCGTGTCAAACCGTACAAATGGTTTCTGGAGTCATAACCTCCTG GGATACTTAACCAATGCTTTACCATTGTGGCTCACTTCACTCGTGTCCTTCAAGATCTTGAACACAGCCAGAGTCCGAGCCTTTAAGAAGCTTGCTCAGCAGAAGAAAGAATAG